The following are encoded together in the Streptomyces rapamycinicus NRRL 5491 genome:
- a CDS encoding FecCD family ABC transporter permease produces MSRKGATDGATEAPARTRRSVPAGPLALLLAVALLAALTAAVAWGSTSIPPGEVWSVVWRRLTGHAPRPGTNDLIVWQLRLPRALLAALVGAGLGLVGTAMQALVRNPLADPYFLGVSNGASLGAVAAIVLGLGTGGALGLGLSGAAFAGALATFALVWVVARRGGGFAPLRLVLAGVAIGQFLSGFTSYLVLQAGDEQQTHSVLFWLMGSLSGASWPLLAAPAVAVPAVLLLLQARARGLNALLMGDETAAGLGIDVVRLRRELFAVTSLLTGVLVAVSGAIAFVALMVPHVCRLVVGGDHRRLLPLSALFGALLLVVVDLVCRTAMDTQELPVGVVTSLIGAPALLYLLDRRLGSGS; encoded by the coding sequence GTGAGCAGGAAGGGCGCCACCGATGGCGCCACCGAGGCCCCCGCGCGCACGCGGCGTTCCGTGCCCGCCGGGCCGCTGGCGCTGCTCCTCGCGGTCGCGCTGCTCGCGGCCCTCACAGCGGCGGTCGCCTGGGGCTCCACGTCGATCCCGCCGGGTGAGGTGTGGAGCGTGGTGTGGCGCAGGCTGACCGGCCATGCCCCCAGGCCCGGCACGAACGATCTGATCGTCTGGCAACTGCGCCTGCCCCGCGCCCTGTTGGCCGCGCTGGTGGGTGCCGGGCTCGGTCTGGTCGGTACGGCGATGCAGGCCCTCGTCCGCAACCCACTGGCCGACCCGTACTTCCTGGGCGTCTCCAACGGCGCCTCCCTCGGCGCCGTAGCCGCCATCGTCCTCGGCCTCGGCACCGGGGGCGCTCTGGGCCTCGGCCTGTCCGGTGCCGCGTTCGCGGGAGCCCTGGCCACCTTCGCCCTCGTCTGGGTGGTGGCCCGGCGCGGCGGGGGATTCGCGCCGCTCAGACTGGTGCTCGCCGGGGTGGCCATCGGGCAGTTCCTGTCCGGCTTCACCAGCTACCTCGTCCTCCAGGCCGGGGACGAGCAGCAGACGCACAGTGTGCTGTTCTGGCTCATGGGCAGCCTGAGCGGCGCGAGCTGGCCCCTGCTGGCCGCCCCCGCGGTGGCGGTTCCGGCGGTCCTGCTGCTGCTCCAGGCCCGGGCCCGAGGGCTCAACGCGCTGCTGATGGGTGATGAGACGGCCGCCGGGCTCGGCATCGACGTCGTACGGCTGCGCCGTGAGCTGTTCGCGGTCACCAGCCTGCTCACCGGCGTCCTCGTCGCGGTCTCCGGGGCCATCGCCTTCGTCGCGCTCATGGTCCCCCACGTCTGCCGTCTGGTCGTCGGCGGTGACCACCGTCGCCTGCTGCCCCTGTCGGCGCTCTTCGGCGCGCTGCTGCTGGTGGTGGTCGACCTCGTGTGCCGCACGGCCATGGACACGCAGGAACTGCCGGTCGGGGTCGTCACCTCGCTGATCGGCGCTCCGGCGCTGCTGTATCTGCTGGACCG
- a CDS encoding GNAT family N-acetyltransferase, with the protein MSQPSAGPIVERMDARHRYEILVDGERAGLTAYRDRGEQRVFHHTEVGDAFAGQGLAALLVQRALADVRGSGKRIVPVCSYVAKFVKKHGEFADITDPVTPDVLRWLEAELD; encoded by the coding sequence ATGAGCCAGCCTTCCGCCGGTCCGATCGTCGAGCGGATGGATGCCCGGCATCGATACGAGATCCTCGTCGACGGTGAGCGCGCCGGCCTGACCGCCTACCGCGACCGCGGTGAGCAGCGCGTCTTCCATCACACGGAGGTCGGCGACGCGTTCGCCGGGCAGGGCCTGGCCGCGCTGTTGGTCCAGCGGGCACTCGCCGACGTACGCGGCTCCGGGAAGCGGATCGTGCCCGTCTGCTCGTACGTGGCCAAGTTCGTAAAGAAGCACGGTGAGTTCGCCGACATCACCGACCCCGTGACCCCCGATGTCCTGCGATGGCTGGAAGCGGAGCTGGACTGA
- a CDS encoding ABC transporter substrate-binding protein, protein MRSRVWWGTTAVVLGGLLVAGCGDGGGSGSGDGDKASAGAEKPTTGDYPVTVTDCAGAETTFSKAPEKIVTSNASSLELLLRLGAGDKVLGTGFPPGEGTLPGELDARARKVKVLAQSVIPKEKLLGSGADVYIDTFASMNMGGGMGDAPTEEEYKAAGIKHIYLKSTACAARNKRALTELSAVEADITSLGAVTGTSAKAKELVGGMKEKVDAVRKAVGRTAEDERPTYFFFDYDAGTKQPTAVCERQVANAVITLAGARNVFADCDGDYKQVGWEDVISRNPDWIQLGVRNRGSRAANEKAFDEARKWLESNSATKGLKAVREGHFLRIGSEQTTIAGVENADTVQKIAKTLYPGKVG, encoded by the coding sequence ATGCGTTCTCGTGTGTGGTGGGGTACGACGGCCGTCGTGCTGGGCGGCCTCCTCGTGGCGGGCTGTGGCGACGGAGGCGGCAGCGGCAGTGGGGACGGCGACAAGGCGAGTGCCGGCGCCGAGAAGCCCACCACCGGCGACTACCCGGTCACCGTCACCGACTGCGCGGGCGCCGAGACCACGTTCTCGAAGGCCCCCGAGAAGATCGTCACCAGCAACGCCTCCAGCCTGGAGCTGCTGCTCCGCCTGGGCGCCGGCGACAAGGTGCTCGGCACCGGTTTCCCGCCCGGTGAGGGCACGCTGCCCGGTGAACTCGACGCGCGGGCGCGGAAGGTGAAGGTGCTCGCCCAATCCGTGATCCCGAAGGAGAAGCTCCTCGGCTCCGGGGCGGATGTGTACATCGACACCTTCGCCTCGATGAACATGGGCGGCGGCATGGGCGACGCTCCGACGGAGGAGGAGTACAAGGCGGCCGGGATCAAACACATCTACCTCAAGTCCACCGCCTGTGCGGCGCGGAACAAGCGCGCGCTGACCGAGTTGTCCGCGGTGGAGGCCGACATCACCTCCCTCGGCGCGGTCACCGGTACGAGCGCGAAGGCGAAGGAACTCGTCGGCGGCATGAAGGAGAAGGTGGACGCCGTCCGGAAAGCGGTCGGCAGGACGGCGGAGGACGAGCGGCCGACGTACTTCTTCTTCGACTACGACGCCGGTACCAAGCAGCCCACCGCCGTCTGCGAGAGGCAGGTCGCCAATGCGGTGATCACTCTGGCCGGTGCCCGCAATGTCTTCGCCGACTGCGACGGCGACTACAAGCAGGTCGGCTGGGAGGACGTCATTTCCAGGAACCCGGACTGGATCCAGCTGGGCGTCCGTAACCGGGGCAGCCGGGCGGCGAACGAGAAGGCGTTCGACGAGGCGCGGAAGTGGCTCGAGTCGAACTCCGCCACCAAGGGCCTGAAGGCCGTCAGGGAAGGCCACTTCCTGCGCATCGGTTCCGAGCAGACCACCATCGCCGGCGTCGAGAACGCCGACACCGTCCAGAAGATCGCCAAGACCCTCTACCCGGGCAAGGTCGGCTGA